A single region of the Candidatus Protochlamydia amoebophila UWE25 genome encodes:
- the rnc gene encoding ribonuclease III: MNPIEHVIRQAPAIEAKLGYTFKDPQLLVLAFVHRSFINENREVNQHNERLEFLGDSVLGMLISDYLYCKLPKTPEGQLSYLRSRLVEASSCVHYIQSLDLSGYLLLGKGERMNDGRGRESILADLFEAIIGAIYLDGGLQAAKDFLFKNFHQHIEIILATPLRNWKALLQDYCQKNYQQTPLYQVLHESGPDHSKVFQISVWIQDRELGRGKGTSKKEAQQAAAADALSRVELP, from the coding sequence ATGAATCCAATTGAACATGTAATTAGACAAGCTCCTGCCATTGAAGCCAAATTAGGCTATACTTTTAAAGATCCACAACTCCTCGTGCTTGCATTTGTACATCGTTCATTTATCAATGAAAATCGAGAAGTTAACCAACACAACGAACGTTTGGAGTTTTTAGGAGATTCTGTACTGGGTATGTTAATTTCCGATTATCTTTATTGCAAACTCCCCAAAACTCCAGAAGGACAACTTTCTTATTTACGCTCTCGCCTCGTCGAAGCCAGCTCGTGTGTGCATTACATTCAATCCCTAGATTTAAGTGGCTATTTACTACTTGGAAAAGGAGAACGCATGAATGATGGAAGAGGTAGAGAATCTATTTTGGCAGATTTATTTGAAGCTATCATTGGAGCCATTTACTTGGATGGAGGTCTCCAAGCAGCAAAGGATTTTCTTTTTAAAAACTTCCATCAGCATATTGAAATAATATTAGCGACCCCTCTACGTAATTGGAAAGCTCTATTACAAGATTATTGCCAAAAAAATTATCAACAAACCCCTCTATATCAAGTTCTACACGAATCAGGTCCTGATCATAGTAAAGTTTTTCAAATTTCTGTTTGGATTCAAGATAGAGAATTAGGTAGAGGAAAGGGAACATCCAAAAAAGAAGCTCAGCAAGCTGCCGCTGCTGATGCTCTTTCACGAGTTGAACTTCCTTAA